TTGTTTATGAGtaatttggggggggggggaataACACTTATTTCAAGTATTGTCATTGAATAGTTATTTAAAGGTAGCCGTGAAGAATGACTGTAATGACATTATTGCTTAATCCCATAATAATCATTCGGCTGAATTATTGTTCAACTAACCAAACACTAGCACGTCTATAGAGGGCTGAATATGCCCTGAATAGTTAAGTCATTCCATTGAACTAAACATGACATAAAATCTGTTTAACCTGGACTAGAACAGGTCGGTGTACCGATCCAAAAAATGTTATTAAACTAGGTGGATCAAGAATATCTATAAATAGGTTGAACGAACTAAAAAATGGATTGAatcgatttttttatattttttaaaatttttaataattttttaatcgaaCTGATCAAACTAGTCAGATTAACATACCAATAAAATGATTAGTTCAACCACTAATCTAATTCTAAAAACATTGCTTAATTTActagcatatttttatttttttgtgtatcACAAGTGGAGGGCAAAGTAAAAAATTATGAGTATTTGTCCATTATGGGTCATCGTTGCATACATAGCATAGCAAGCAGAGAGCACAACGTGAAAGGCGTGGTGTTTGTCATTGTCTCTGCTACCAGCATCTGTTACCAATGAGGGAAGTCTCAAAGAAATTGCTCCATCAGCATAGCATAGAAAAAATAGAATGCAGGCGCTAGAGCTGAGCTAAAAATCATTGTAGATGCAAGTAACTAATTATGAACTTCAGTTAAACACAAGGGAAAACATTTTCTTCGACTCACCTTGTCATACATGTTCAATAAACTTTGTTTATCAATtaattattatgtaattatttGTGAATGTTGACAATTTTTAGTTTAGTCGTAAGAAAATTTCACGAGTAATTTTAGCTTTCACCTTCAATTGTCAAAAAAAATATCTTTACaaacatatttatttaatgtgaatgaataaattcatttgaaataaattaacaTGGACAGAAATTCAACTACAAATTCTGGACCTATtataccaaaaagaaaaattcagagCATAGCTTTTCAATACATCATATAGACAAGCATCCTAGACAGAAATTAGAGGAACATCGAAATGACCTCAATGGAAGCCATTTAAGCACCCATCTGAAACTTCTGCAACAATTCAgaggattaaaatttttatattaaaaataaagtgATCAAAGTTCAAAAATCTGAAAAATATAGGAATTCTTCTCATAAATTAAATCCTAGCCATCCATTACATGTTTAATAAAcaggaaaaataacaaaacaacaaGATATAGCAGTAACAAGAAATGCTCCTGCGAGAAAATGTTGAATCCAGTAGAGCCCTTATCCCCCTTTCCATGCTCAAAGTTAAAACTTTGAAACTGAGTCGTTGCTTCGAATTCGGCATCATAAAAACCATTATAAAATCCATTGCCTCCTCCACCACTATATGCGAAAGCTGATCTCTTTTCATAAATGGGTTCATATGATCGAACAAGATCATAAGTTTTCCTTCTTTCTTCATTGCTTAGGCACTGAAACGCTTCGGAAATAACCATAAACGCTTCCTCAGCCCCAGGAGCTTTGTTCTTATCAGGGTGAACTTTCAAAGACAGTTTTCGATATGCTTTTCGAACATCTTCAACGCTACATGTTTTCTCTAACCCCAGAATTTCATAATAATCTTTTTTCTCCTTGACTTGTTTGACGGTCATGATTTGCTCATCGGTGTAGGCAGGCACTGATAAGAAACTGTCGATGGGTAGTGTTGGGTCGAGGCGACGGGCTTTTCTTAGGAAGCTGAGCGCACGGGCTCGGTCTCCGGCGTTCAACGCTACTTTCCCGAGCTTCAAGCTTTTCAACGCATCAGCCTTGTTTGCAtccataattatttatttatttatcagcAAGAGTGAATTTGAAGGTGAAACAATATTGGTCAAAAAATCTTGACCCAGAAGAAGTGGAGAGTGAAAAAAGAGAAACGAAAAATGTTTTGGAAAGGAATTATAAGCTACCATAAATCTTCCCTACTTTATGCAAATTAAGGTAATAAAAAGTCATgtcatttaataatatttaaaaagtaattaaattttatgatttggtttcactaaaaaaaaaaagaaaaggaaaatatatGGAGGCTTCTGAAAATTAGACTATTAGCTTGTAGAATGGGGCATGCATTGCTATCAATAAGTGAAGTGATGCTAAAATTTCTAATATGGTCGTGTCTTATAATCCACGATGTCAAACATGGCTTGTATTGACTGGCTTCAACCGGGTACGCAGTTGATAGACAATGTGAAGCTTTTTTATGGTCTTGTTAtgacaacttttgtttttttgTAGAAAAGACTGAGTCAACGTACTCGAAGAAGACTAAAGAAAACTACAGGGGAACCACTTCTGAAATGTCGTGATTTAAGATACTCCACATGGCATATAGAGACATAGAGAGGCGGCTTGTGATCAAAATTTTGTATCCTTGTTAAGCTTTGCCTTATGGTGAGCAGCCTAATTAGAAAGCTGATTAACGTCAACTAGAACAACCTGTTAATGCAGCTGCAACAAATCCGAGATATGCTTCACCAGGCTTAGGCCCCCTCCAACTTCATTAACGTTGGTATGTAGCCGGACCACCACCTCACTGTCCCATTCCAAACGCACTCTTCTGAACCCCATGTCCCATGTCAGTCGGAGCCCATCTCAACTGCTCCAAAGCTATGCCCGGATCACGAGCATATCCGTTATCGACCTTCCCAGAACAAAGCTAACTTGGGACGGAGAAATAATCTGGGcttaattttctttaatctattcaTGATGGCCTTAGTAACAACTTTAGTAAGAGCAGAGCAAAAGTTAATAGTTTAataacttaaatatttttttaatttataatttaataagtttGAGTATTTCAACATGTTGGTTTACATTATGTACTGAGGGTGTctaataatgttattaaatttaaattttttacaaaatcataattaaaaaaaccattacatattttattttgcttATCTTTAACAAATACTATTTTAGGGAGGAAAAAGTAGTGACAATGGGCTCTATATTGGGCTAGAGCCGATGAAGTGGCTGGTTCGGTTTCCAATTGAAGTTGTTTGCTACGCGCTATTCTCAACTGGTTCTGCTTTGCCATTTCGCCGTTaggttttaattttagaaaagcgAAACCAAAACGAAGCTTAGAACTTGGAACCACACAGAAAATGGAGATGGAGACGGAGACCCAGAAACCTTTTCAAGTAGACATGGGAAATCTTTTGGCTTTTAACCCTTTTCATAACTTTCCTTCTCTCCCCACTTCCAGGTTCACCCTTTTTGTCTTTTATAATTATAGTTGTGTATTAAGTTGCCTCAAAGATGTGAAATTTATGGTGCAATGGagattgtattttgatgataAAATTTCAATTAACTGGGTATACTTTAGAATTTTGACGCTTGGTTTCCTTCAATGTTGGTTTAATTAGTCGTTTCAAAGCATAAATTGTCCTCTGTACATTCCTTGTTCTTTATGTCCATTtgtgttcttttttctttatctTATGTCTGCTGGCCAATATGTTTAGGGATGAGCTAGTTAAGGAATGTATACAGGAGGGCACCAAGTTAGTTCAAGCAATTGCAGATAGTATTTTTAACTTACCTTCAACTGAAGATGCGGATGGACCGCTTGTTAAGCTGCCTACCCCAACAACAAAACTTCCTAGGGAGAAGCATGTAAGCTTAGCCTCTTATTTAGTATATCCTAGCaatgaatttgtattttatttagtTGTTCATTTGCATACAAAGGTATAGTTTGGAAGATGCCTTGAAACCTGAAAGGCTGTATTGCGCTTGTGTTTTCAGCTTCCGAAGCCTAAACCTCCCACAAAATGGGAAGAGTTTGCCAAAAAGAAAGGTAATTCGTTTCATCTATCATCTGCAGTTTTCATTGCTATTTTAGAATTTTGAGTTAAATCTCATTTTTCATTGTCTGAAGATTCGCTGTTTTTGCCTCTTCTCATTTGAAACATCTTGTAGGTATAAAGAAACGTAAAAAGGACAAAGTTGTATGGGATGAACAGACTGGTACATGGAAACGCCGTTTTGGTTATGATCGTGTCAATGATGATAAAGATATACCCATCATCGAGGCCAAGATGACTGATGGTGAGGATTTAATGGGTTGTTTCCTTGGAAGAAATATAATTGACTTTTAAACTGTAATTGCT
The genomic region above belongs to Gossypium hirsutum isolate 1008001.06 chromosome D05, Gossypium_hirsutum_v2.1, whole genome shotgun sequence and contains:
- the LOC107907342 gene encoding chaperone protein dnaJ 49; protein product: MDANKADALKSLKLGKVALNAGDRARALSFLRKARRLDPTLPIDSFLSVPAYTDEQIMTVKQVKEKKDYYEILGLEKTCSVEDVRKAYRKLSLKVHPDKNKAPGAEEAFMVISEAFQCLSNEERRKTYDLVRSYEPIYEKRSAFAYSGGGGNGFYNGFYDAEFEATTQFQSFNFEHGKGDKGSTGFNIFSQEHFLLLLYLVVLLFFLFIKHVMDG